From the genome of Carassius gibelio isolate Cgi1373 ecotype wild population from Czech Republic chromosome B10, carGib1.2-hapl.c, whole genome shotgun sequence, one region includes:
- the ddx4 gene encoding probable ATP-dependent RNA helicase DDX4 isoform X3 yields the protein MDDWEEDQGPVVSCSSGFGLSSRGADGGFKSFYTGSTGNGKANNEDGDGSSWKTTAGDGFRGRGGRGGSRGGRGGFRNTFKSETDENENNEGWKDEGQGRGRGGSRGGFRGGFRGGFRDGGNEETGRRGFGRENDENGTDEGWKGGEGRGRGRGGFRGGFRDGSGDEETGKRGFGRGASTADKPDQEAGENAGPKVVYVPPPPPEEESSIFSHYATGINFDKYDDILVDVSGSNPPKAIMTFDEAGLCESLRKNVTKSGYVKPTPVQKHGIPIISAGRDLMACAQTGSGKTAAFLLPILQRLMADGVAASKFSEVQEPEAIIVAPTRELINQIYLEARKFAYGTCVRPVVVYGGINTGYTIREVLKGCNILCGTPGRLLDIIGRGKVGLSKLRYLVLDEADRMLDMGFEPDMRKLVGSPGMPSKEDRQTLMFSATYPEDIQRMAADFLKVDYIFLAVGVVGGACSDVEQTIIQVDQYSKRDQLLDLLRSTGTERTMVFVETKRSADFIATFLCQEKLSTTSIHGDREQREREKALSDFRTGQCPVLVATSVAARGLDIEQVQHVVNFDLPSSIDEYVHRIGRTGRCGNIGRAVSFFNPESDTPLARSLVKVLSGAQQEVPKWLEEIAFSAHGTTGFNPRGKVFASTDTRKGGSFKTDEPPRASAPTPAAAADDEEWE from the exons ATGGTGATGGCAGCTCATGGAAGACGACTGCTGGTGATGGATTCAGGGGCAGAG GAGGAAGGGGAGGAtcacgaggaggaagaggaggcttCAGAAATACCTTTAAATCAG AAActgatgaaaatgaaaacaatgagG GTTGGAAAGATGAAGGCCAAGGAAGAGGTCGTGGTGGATCCCGTGGGGGTTTCCGCGGTGGATTTCGTGGTGGTTTCCGTGATG GCGGAAATGAAGAGACTGGGAGAAGAGGCTTTGGAAGAG AAAATGACGAAAATGGCACAGATGAGG GTTGGAAAGGAGGTGAAGGCCGAGGAAGAGGTCGTGGAGGCTTTCGTGGGGGCTTCCGTGATG GTAGCGGGGATGAAGAGACCGGAAAAAGAGGCTTTGGAAGAGGag CTTCAACCGCAGACAAGCCAGATCAAGAAGCAGGTGAAAATGCAG GACCCAAGGTTGTCTATGTGCCGCCTCCCCCTCCAGAAGAGGAGAGTTCAATATTTTCCCATTATGCCACGGGCATTAATTTTGACAAATATGATGACATCCTTGTGGATGTGAGTGGCAGCAATCCTCCAAAGGCTATTATG ACTTTTGATGAAGCAGGACTTTGTGAATCACTGAGAAAGAATGTAACGAAGTCTGGATATGTGAAGCCTACTCCTGTCCAGAAACATGGGATTCCCATTATTTCTGCTGGACGAGATCTAATGGCTTGTGCCCAGACCGGATCAGGAAAAACG GCGGCCTTCCTGCTGCCCATCCTTCAGCGGCTGATGGCTGATGGTGTGGCTGCCAGCAAGTTCAGCGAGGTGCAAGAGCCCGAGGCCATAATCGTGGCCCCCACCAGAGAGCTCATCAATCAGATCTATCTGGAGGCCAGGAAGTTTGCATATGG GACCTGTGTGCGTCCTGTGGTGGTTTATGGTGGAATAAATACTGGATACACAATTCGAGAGGTGTTAAAGGGCTGCAATATTTTGTGTGGGACCCCAGGACGATTGCTTGACATCATCGGTCGTGGAAAG GTTGGCCTGAGTAAGCTGCGGTATTTGGTTCTGGATGAAGCAGACAGAATGCTGGACATGGGCTTCGAGCCTGATATGCGTAAGCTGGTGGGATCTCCAGGCATGCCTTCAAAAGAGGATCGACAAACCCTCATGTTCAGCGCCACATACCCTGAAGATATTCAAAG GATGGCTGCAGATTTTTTGAAAGTGGACTACATTTTCCTTGCTGTTGGTGTGGTTGGTGGAGCATGCAGTGATGTGGAGCAAACTATCATTCAGGTGGACCAGTACTCCAAGAGAGACCAGCTGCTTGATCTGCTCCGATCTACAG GGACTGAGCGCACGATGGTCTTTGTTGAAACCAAAAGAAGTGCTGATTTCATTGCAACATTTCTCTGCCAGGAGAAGCTGTCCACTACAAGCATCCATGg TGATCGGgagcagagagagcgagagaaggcTCTCAGTGATTTTCGCACAGGTCAGTGTCCGGTGCTGGTGGCCACGTCTGTTGCCGCCAGAGGCCTGGACATTGAGCAGGTCCAGCACGTTGTGAATTTCGACCTGCCCAGCAGCATCGACGAATACGTCCATCGCATCGGGAGAACCGGACGCTGTGGGAACATCGGGCGGGCCGTGTCCTTCTTCAACCCAGAGTCTGATACTCCATTAGCTCGCTCTCTGGTCAAAGTTCTGTCTGGG GCCCAACAGGAAGTTCCCAAATGGCTGGAGGAAATAGCTTTCAGTGCTCATGGAACAACAGGCTTCAACCCTCGTGGAAAAGTGTTTGCATCTACAGACACACGAAAG GGAGGGTCCTTCAAGACAGATGAGCCGCCTCGAGCATCCGCCCCAACCCCAGCAGCTGCTGCAGATGATGAGGAATGGGAATAA
- the ddx4 gene encoding probable ATP-dependent RNA helicase DDX4 isoform X1, whose amino-acid sequence MDDWEEDQGPVVSCSSGFGLSSRGADGGFKSFYTGSTGNGKANNEDGDGSSWKTTAGDGFRGRGGRGGSRGGRGGFRNTFKSETDENENNEGWKDEGQGRGRGGSRGGFRGGFRGGFRDGGNEETGRRGFGRENDENGTDEGWKGGEGRGRGRGGFRGGFRDGSGDEETGKRGFGRGALFNDTVGFRGRNEEVFSKASTADKPDQEAGENAGPKVVYVPPPPPEEESSIFSHYATGINFDKYDDILVDVSGSNPPKAIMTFDEAGLCESLRKNVTKSGYVKPTPVQKHGIPIISAGRDLMACAQTGSGKTAAFLLPILQRLMADGVAASKFSEVQEPEAIIVAPTRELINQIYLEARKFAYGTCVRPVVVYGGINTGYTIREVLKGCNILCGTPGRLLDIIGRGKVGLSKLRYLVLDEADRMLDMGFEPDMRKLVGSPGMPSKEDRQTLMFSATYPEDIQRMAADFLKVDYIFLAVGVVGGACSDVEQTIIQVDQYSKRDQLLDLLRSTGTERTMVFVETKRSADFIATFLCQEKLSTTSIHGDREQREREKALSDFRTGQCPVLVATSVAARGLDIEQVQHVVNFDLPSSIDEYVHRIGRTGRCGNIGRAVSFFNPESDTPLARSLVKVLSGAQQEVPKWLEEIAFSAHGTTGFNPRGKVFASTDTRKGGSFKTDEPPRASAPTPAAAADDEEWE is encoded by the exons ATGGTGATGGCAGCTCATGGAAGACGACTGCTGGTGATGGATTCAGGGGCAGAG GAGGAAGGGGAGGAtcacgaggaggaagaggaggcttCAGAAATACCTTTAAATCAG AAActgatgaaaatgaaaacaatgagG GTTGGAAAGATGAAGGCCAAGGAAGAGGTCGTGGTGGATCCCGTGGGGGTTTCCGCGGTGGATTTCGTGGTGGTTTCCGTGATG GCGGAAATGAAGAGACTGGGAGAAGAGGCTTTGGAAGAG AAAATGACGAAAATGGCACAGATGAGG GTTGGAAAGGAGGTGAAGGCCGAGGAAGAGGTCGTGGAGGCTTTCGTGGGGGCTTCCGTGATG GTAGCGGGGATGAAGAGACCGGAAAAAGAGGCTTTGGAAGAGGag CTCTCTTTAATGACACTGTAGGTTTCAGAGGCCGGAATGAGGAAGTGTTTTCCAAGG CTTCAACCGCAGACAAGCCAGATCAAGAAGCAGGTGAAAATGCAG GACCCAAGGTTGTCTATGTGCCGCCTCCCCCTCCAGAAGAGGAGAGTTCAATATTTTCCCATTATGCCACGGGCATTAATTTTGACAAATATGATGACATCCTTGTGGATGTGAGTGGCAGCAATCCTCCAAAGGCTATTATG ACTTTTGATGAAGCAGGACTTTGTGAATCACTGAGAAAGAATGTAACGAAGTCTGGATATGTGAAGCCTACTCCTGTCCAGAAACATGGGATTCCCATTATTTCTGCTGGACGAGATCTAATGGCTTGTGCCCAGACCGGATCAGGAAAAACG GCGGCCTTCCTGCTGCCCATCCTTCAGCGGCTGATGGCTGATGGTGTGGCTGCCAGCAAGTTCAGCGAGGTGCAAGAGCCCGAGGCCATAATCGTGGCCCCCACCAGAGAGCTCATCAATCAGATCTATCTGGAGGCCAGGAAGTTTGCATATGG GACCTGTGTGCGTCCTGTGGTGGTTTATGGTGGAATAAATACTGGATACACAATTCGAGAGGTGTTAAAGGGCTGCAATATTTTGTGTGGGACCCCAGGACGATTGCTTGACATCATCGGTCGTGGAAAG GTTGGCCTGAGTAAGCTGCGGTATTTGGTTCTGGATGAAGCAGACAGAATGCTGGACATGGGCTTCGAGCCTGATATGCGTAAGCTGGTGGGATCTCCAGGCATGCCTTCAAAAGAGGATCGACAAACCCTCATGTTCAGCGCCACATACCCTGAAGATATTCAAAG GATGGCTGCAGATTTTTTGAAAGTGGACTACATTTTCCTTGCTGTTGGTGTGGTTGGTGGAGCATGCAGTGATGTGGAGCAAACTATCATTCAGGTGGACCAGTACTCCAAGAGAGACCAGCTGCTTGATCTGCTCCGATCTACAG GGACTGAGCGCACGATGGTCTTTGTTGAAACCAAAAGAAGTGCTGATTTCATTGCAACATTTCTCTGCCAGGAGAAGCTGTCCACTACAAGCATCCATGg TGATCGGgagcagagagagcgagagaaggcTCTCAGTGATTTTCGCACAGGTCAGTGTCCGGTGCTGGTGGCCACGTCTGTTGCCGCCAGAGGCCTGGACATTGAGCAGGTCCAGCACGTTGTGAATTTCGACCTGCCCAGCAGCATCGACGAATACGTCCATCGCATCGGGAGAACCGGACGCTGTGGGAACATCGGGCGGGCCGTGTCCTTCTTCAACCCAGAGTCTGATACTCCATTAGCTCGCTCTCTGGTCAAAGTTCTGTCTGGG GCCCAACAGGAAGTTCCCAAATGGCTGGAGGAAATAGCTTTCAGTGCTCATGGAACAACAGGCTTCAACCCTCGTGGAAAAGTGTTTGCATCTACAGACACACGAAAG GGAGGGTCCTTCAAGACAGATGAGCCGCCTCGAGCATCCGCCCCAACCCCAGCAGCTGCTGCAGATGATGAGGAATGGGAATAA
- the ddx4 gene encoding probable ATP-dependent RNA helicase DDX4 isoform X2, with amino-acid sequence MDDWEEDQGPVVSCSSGFGLSSRGADGGFKSFYTGSTGNGKANNEDGDGSSWKTTAGDGFRGRGGRGGSRGGRGGFRNTFKSETDENENNEGWKDEGQGRGRGGSRGGFRGGFRGGFRDGGNEETGRRGFGRENDENGTDEGWKGGEGRGRGRGGFRGGFRDGSGDEETGKRGFGRGGFRGRNEEVFSKASTADKPDQEAGENAGPKVVYVPPPPPEEESSIFSHYATGINFDKYDDILVDVSGSNPPKAIMTFDEAGLCESLRKNVTKSGYVKPTPVQKHGIPIISAGRDLMACAQTGSGKTAAFLLPILQRLMADGVAASKFSEVQEPEAIIVAPTRELINQIYLEARKFAYGTCVRPVVVYGGINTGYTIREVLKGCNILCGTPGRLLDIIGRGKVGLSKLRYLVLDEADRMLDMGFEPDMRKLVGSPGMPSKEDRQTLMFSATYPEDIQRMAADFLKVDYIFLAVGVVGGACSDVEQTIIQVDQYSKRDQLLDLLRSTGTERTMVFVETKRSADFIATFLCQEKLSTTSIHGDREQREREKALSDFRTGQCPVLVATSVAARGLDIEQVQHVVNFDLPSSIDEYVHRIGRTGRCGNIGRAVSFFNPESDTPLARSLVKVLSGAQQEVPKWLEEIAFSAHGTTGFNPRGKVFASTDTRKGGSFKTDEPPRASAPTPAAAADDEEWE; translated from the exons ATGGTGATGGCAGCTCATGGAAGACGACTGCTGGTGATGGATTCAGGGGCAGAG GAGGAAGGGGAGGAtcacgaggaggaagaggaggcttCAGAAATACCTTTAAATCAG AAActgatgaaaatgaaaacaatgagG GTTGGAAAGATGAAGGCCAAGGAAGAGGTCGTGGTGGATCCCGTGGGGGTTTCCGCGGTGGATTTCGTGGTGGTTTCCGTGATG GCGGAAATGAAGAGACTGGGAGAAGAGGCTTTGGAAGAG AAAATGACGAAAATGGCACAGATGAGG GTTGGAAAGGAGGTGAAGGCCGAGGAAGAGGTCGTGGAGGCTTTCGTGGGGGCTTCCGTGATG GTAGCGGGGATGAAGAGACCGGAAAAAGAGGCTTTGGAAGAGGag GTTTCAGAGGCCGGAATGAGGAAGTGTTTTCCAAGG CTTCAACCGCAGACAAGCCAGATCAAGAAGCAGGTGAAAATGCAG GACCCAAGGTTGTCTATGTGCCGCCTCCCCCTCCAGAAGAGGAGAGTTCAATATTTTCCCATTATGCCACGGGCATTAATTTTGACAAATATGATGACATCCTTGTGGATGTGAGTGGCAGCAATCCTCCAAAGGCTATTATG ACTTTTGATGAAGCAGGACTTTGTGAATCACTGAGAAAGAATGTAACGAAGTCTGGATATGTGAAGCCTACTCCTGTCCAGAAACATGGGATTCCCATTATTTCTGCTGGACGAGATCTAATGGCTTGTGCCCAGACCGGATCAGGAAAAACG GCGGCCTTCCTGCTGCCCATCCTTCAGCGGCTGATGGCTGATGGTGTGGCTGCCAGCAAGTTCAGCGAGGTGCAAGAGCCCGAGGCCATAATCGTGGCCCCCACCAGAGAGCTCATCAATCAGATCTATCTGGAGGCCAGGAAGTTTGCATATGG GACCTGTGTGCGTCCTGTGGTGGTTTATGGTGGAATAAATACTGGATACACAATTCGAGAGGTGTTAAAGGGCTGCAATATTTTGTGTGGGACCCCAGGACGATTGCTTGACATCATCGGTCGTGGAAAG GTTGGCCTGAGTAAGCTGCGGTATTTGGTTCTGGATGAAGCAGACAGAATGCTGGACATGGGCTTCGAGCCTGATATGCGTAAGCTGGTGGGATCTCCAGGCATGCCTTCAAAAGAGGATCGACAAACCCTCATGTTCAGCGCCACATACCCTGAAGATATTCAAAG GATGGCTGCAGATTTTTTGAAAGTGGACTACATTTTCCTTGCTGTTGGTGTGGTTGGTGGAGCATGCAGTGATGTGGAGCAAACTATCATTCAGGTGGACCAGTACTCCAAGAGAGACCAGCTGCTTGATCTGCTCCGATCTACAG GGACTGAGCGCACGATGGTCTTTGTTGAAACCAAAAGAAGTGCTGATTTCATTGCAACATTTCTCTGCCAGGAGAAGCTGTCCACTACAAGCATCCATGg TGATCGGgagcagagagagcgagagaaggcTCTCAGTGATTTTCGCACAGGTCAGTGTCCGGTGCTGGTGGCCACGTCTGTTGCCGCCAGAGGCCTGGACATTGAGCAGGTCCAGCACGTTGTGAATTTCGACCTGCCCAGCAGCATCGACGAATACGTCCATCGCATCGGGAGAACCGGACGCTGTGGGAACATCGGGCGGGCCGTGTCCTTCTTCAACCCAGAGTCTGATACTCCATTAGCTCGCTCTCTGGTCAAAGTTCTGTCTGGG GCCCAACAGGAAGTTCCCAAATGGCTGGAGGAAATAGCTTTCAGTGCTCATGGAACAACAGGCTTCAACCCTCGTGGAAAAGTGTTTGCATCTACAGACACACGAAAG GGAGGGTCCTTCAAGACAGATGAGCCGCCTCGAGCATCCGCCCCAACCCCAGCAGCTGCTGCAGATGATGAGGAATGGGAATAA